From one Montipora capricornis isolate CH-2021 chromosome 10, ASM3666992v2, whole genome shotgun sequence genomic stretch:
- the LOC138018565 gene encoding D-inositol 3-phosphate glycosyltransferase-like translates to MASSTTKIQVVLLASGWESKHGDLSTFNRELAIQLAESPQVEVFVLGPGFDDEETAAALKKRVTLVQAKPMTGFHKNNELLLPPDSLGIIDFVIGHGVDLGRHAQYIRDIKNCKWVQFVHTDPEELGIYQNCPDDAIAEAESKHSDEVDLCVKADFVVAVGPKIAEAFRAYLRFLEKKVMVFTPGLLTEFSDTVQSKESGKKLRVLVFGRDDRRDFFLKGFDIAAKAVSKVHEAELIFVGAKTEKPEEIASRLTEFGIPRGRLRVRTENRKLLKQQFSEVDVAIMPSRAEGFGLAPLEAISAGLPILVCENSGIGETLKNIPFGAQCVVCSEDPDEWAKEIKKIWTRKREILLSEASSLRNNYAEKYSWQKECCQLLKKMTSMISDGSDSNGETEHLQTAVPKTPAVDGTPAAKQLKVSPGCGNLENNSRPDPEVSSRPCTTSAPKYTERETPSRERLEWLSKKLTLWEPLARRLGFSEGDIKGFDEDNKEWAKKSLSMLLKWKEKNGSDASYAALCAALSHEFVERKDLAEEVIKLF, encoded by the exons ATGGCATCATCCACCACAAAGATTCAAGTCGTTCTACTGGCCTCAGGATGGGAATCCAAGCATGGCGACCTGTCTACTTTTAACAGAGAATTAGCCATCCAATTAGCTGAAAGCCCTCAAGTAGAGGTCTTCGTCTTGGGCCCTGGATTTGACGATGAAGAAACAGCTgcggctttgaagaagagggtGACCCTAGTTCAAGCAAAACCAATGACTGGTTTCCACAAAAACAATGAACTTTTGTTACCACCCGACAGCCTTGGAATCATTGACTTTGTAATCGGACATGGGGTTGATCTTGGTCGTCACGCACAATATATACGCGATATTAAAAATTGCAAGTGGGTGCAGTTTGTCCACACCGACCCAGAGGAGCTGGGAATCTATCAGAATTGTCCTGATGATGCCATTGCAGAGGCAGAGAGCAAGCATAGTGACGAAGTTGACCTTTGTGTTAAAGCTGATTTTGTAGTGGCAGTTGGGCCTAAGATAGCCGAGGCCTTTAGGGCTTATCTTAGGTTCCTTGAGAAAAAAGTGATGGTCTTTACGCCAGGACTTTTAACTGAGTTTTCCGACACAGTACAGAGTAAGGAAAGTGGGAAAAAGTTACGTGTCTTGGTGTTTGGTCGTGACGATAGAAGAGATTTCTTTTTGAAGGGGTTCGATATTGCGGCTAAGGCTGTAAGCAAGGTACATGAAGCTGAACTTATCTTTGTCGGCGCAAAAACTGAAAAGCCAGAGGAAATAGCCTCTCGTCTAACAGAATTTGGTATTCCTCGAGGTCGCCTCAGAGTAAGGACAGAAAACAGGAAACTATTGAAACAGCAGTTTTCCGAAGTAGATGTAGCTATTATGCCATCGAGAGCTGAAGGTTTTGGCCTCGCTCCTCTGGAGGCCATATCAGCTGGTCTTCCTATTCTGGTTTGTGAGAACTCGGGAATTGGAGAAACTCTGAAGAACATCCCCTTTGGTGCGCAATGTGTTGTTTGTTCTGAAGATCCTGACGAATGGGCTAAAGAGATCAAGAAGATCTGGACAAGAAAGAGAGAGATTCTCCTCTCAGAGGCCAGTTCCCTGCGGAACAATTATGCAGAAAAATACAGCTGGCAGAAGGAATGTTGTCAACTTCTCAAGAAAATGACGAGCATGATCAGTG ATGGGAGTGATAGTAATGGAGAAACTGAGCATCTTCAAACCGCCGTTCCCAAGACTCCAGCAGTAG ATGGAACTCCAGCAGCAAAACAGTTGAAGGTTTCGCCCGGCTGTGGGAATTTGGAGAACAATTCCAGGCCAGATCCAGAGGTTTCTTCAAGGCCTTGCACAACAAGCGCGCCGAAATATACGG AAAGAGAAACACCCTCCCGAGAGAGATTGGAGTGGCTGTCAAAGAAGCTTACGTTATGGGAACCTCTTGCCCGTCGTCTGGGTTTCAGTGAGGGGGATATAAAAGGATTTGACGAGGATAACAAAGAGTGGGCTAAAAAGTCACTTAGCATGCTGTTAAAATGGAAAGAGAAGAATGGCTCAGATGCAAGTTATGCCGCGTTATGTGCAGCATTAAGTCATGAGTTTGTAGAGCGGAAAGACCTGGCTGAAGAAGtgataaaactattttaa